From Linepithema humile isolate Giens D197 chromosome 8, Lhum_UNIL_v1.0, whole genome shotgun sequence, one genomic window encodes:
- the LOC137001380 gene encoding ATP-dependent DNA helicase pif1-like has protein sequence MSLYEFAKWYDITKIKPQNKFVEFYKFKNRYLRRRQRGYLINHYRYNVNTQPEKYFFALLLLFEPWRELEELRNGCDTYAESFHKVKLHLTEALQYHEKLEELQKAFENAKELVQQHLDEVQKHESQDDPDNPIGVQNIEAGEAMQDFKDLGDKNIKDIDVPEMIAKLNIDQKRVFDRVITIIGSDKSILRLYVSGEGGTGKSYLIKTVKCWIKQNLKKDTAVAAPTGIAAFNIDGLTVHRLLQLPVEHGNTPKYKRLSDHVLKLLRAELKDVILFIIDEVSMISNLTLMYIHLRLSEIFDSSDCDDGWFGKRHILLFGDLLQLPPVHEDSVFKDLSNEKVNKYIGCLQTVNLWTTLFDYDELTINMRQQEDESYRELLSRIRIGLLTKSDYEILENRKISFTEDSFKSRLNELCDFINNLPSDTVCLLPTCHMCDVLNAAMLSRIASKEILLIAEDTIECIPYIKKKILKVLENNDDDNSKTAGLSKQIVIKIGAKVMIRRNIDASFGLVNGTIAKVISVVQDISNGYIEKIKLLLPSGLEYLIERVN, from the coding sequence ATGTCTCTTTATGAGTTTGCAAAATGGTatgatattacaaaaatcaaaccacaaaataagtttgttgaattctataaatttaaaaatagatatcttAGACGACGACAGCGTGGATatcttattaatcattatagatataatgttaatacacAACCGGAAAAGTATTTCTTTGCGTTATTACTTCTGTTCGAACCGTGGAGAGAATTAGAAGAGCTTAGAAATGGATGTGATACTTATGCAGAATCATTTCACAAGGTAAAACTACATTTAACAGAAGCATTACAATATCACGAAAAACtagaagaattgcaaaaagcaTTTGAAAATGCTAAAGAGTTAGTGCAGCAACATTTAGATGAAGTACAAAAACATGAGTCGCAAGATGATCCTGACAATCCAATAGGTGTTCAAAATATAGAAGCTGGTGAAGCGATGCAAGATTTTAAGGATCtcggtgataaaaatattaaagatattgatgTACCAGAAATGAttgcgaaattaaatatagatcaaAAAAGAGTATTCGATAgagttattactattatagggtcagataaatcaatattgcgATTATATGTTAGTGGAGAAGGTGGTActggaaaaagttatttaattaaaactgttaagtgctggataaaacaaaatctcaaaaaagatACTGCTGTAGCAGCACCTACTGGCATAGCAGCGTTTAATATAGACGGTTTGACAGTTCATAGATTGCTTCAATTACCTGTTGAACATGGTAATACTCCTAAATATAAACGATTGTCTGATCATGTGTTAAAACTTTTACGAGCGGAACTTAAagatgttattctttttataatcgatgaagtatcaatgatatctaatttgactttaatgtacatacatcttcgattgtctgaaatatttgattcaagTGATTGTGATGATGGCTGGTTTGGTAAAAGGCATATTCTTTTGTTTGGAGATTTGCTTCAATTGCCTCCTGTACATGAAGATTCTGTCTTTAAAGATTTGTCAAATGAAAAAGTTAACAAATATATCGGTTGCCTACAGACTGTAAATTTGTGGActacattatttgattacgaTGAGTTGACAATTAATATGCGCCAGCAAGAAGATGAGTCTTATCGTGAATTATTGTCAAGAATTCGTATTGGTTTATTAACAAAGTctgattatgaaattttggaaaataggaaaatatcttttacagaAGATTCCTTCAAATCtagattaaatgaattatgtgattttattaacaatttgccatCAGATACCGTTTGTTTATTGCCCACTTGTCACATGTGTGACGTTTTGAATGCTGCAATGTTAAGTCGTATTGcttcgaaagaaatattattaattgctgaAGATACAATCGAATGTAttccatatataaaaaagaaaatattaaaagtgttggaaaataatgatgatgataattctAAAACAGCTGGGCTTTCgaaacaaattgttataaaaattggggCAAAAGTTATGATAAGGCGTAATATTGATGCTAGTTTCGGTCTTGTTAATGGTACAATTGCTAAAGTCATTTCAGTTGTACAAGATATTTCTAACggttatatagaaaaaattaagcttCTTTTGCCATCaggtttagaatatttaattgaaagagtaaattaa